The following are encoded together in the Scomber scombrus chromosome 7, fScoSco1.1, whole genome shotgun sequence genome:
- the LOC133982860 gene encoding upstream stimulatory factor 2 isoform X2, which produces MDMLEQSLDSASQEKQEEEVVQTSEDGTGEEQTAVTIASVQQAAAFGDHNIQYQFRTEGGQVTYRVVQVTDQHLEGRDDGGGAVSVVSTAAFTGAPQAVAQAVIQNPFNNGGSPAGEAVGGETRFAYFPATAVSDGTVSLQAAADPTLTQAGGQFYVMMTPPDVIQTGTQRTIAPRTQSYPTKMDGPRTPRDERRRAQHNEVERRRRDKINNWIVTLSKIIPDCNMDSTKTGASKGGILSKACDYIRELRQSNQRLQESLKEVERIQVDNELCRQQIEELKNENALLRAQLQQHGIEMVGETPPQ; this is translated from the exons ATGGATATGCTTGAACAGAGTCTGGACAGCGCAAG CCAAGAAAAGCAAGAAGAAGAGGTTGTCCAGACATCTGAAG ACGGAACAGGAGAAGAGCAGACAGCAGTTACAATCGCCAGTGTTCAGCAGGCTGCAGCATTTGGTGACCACAACATACAATACCAGTTCCGCACTGAGGGTGGGCAG GTGACATACCGTGTTGTTCAGGTGACTGATCAGCACCTTGAGGGAAgagatgatggaggaggagcagtgagcGTCGTCTCTACAGCTGCCTTCACTGGGGCTCCTCAAGCTGTGGCTCAG GCTGTGATCCAAAACCCTTTCAATAATGGAGGAAGCCCAGCAGGAGAGGCGGTGGGAGGGGAGACGCGCTTCGCTTACTTCCCCGCAACCGCAGTAAGCGACGggactgtgtctctgcaggccGCTGCAGACCCCACACTCACACAGGCAGGGG GTCAGTTTTATGTGATGATGACCCCTCCTGATGTCATTCAGACAGGCACGCAACGAACCATCGCCCCACGCACACAGTCATATCCTAC gaaAATGGATGGACCTCGAACACCAAGGGATGAAAGGAGAAGAGCGCAACATAATGAAG TTGAGAGGCGGCGAAGAGACAAAATCAACAACTGGATCGTGACTCTCTCCAAGATCATCCCAGACTGCAATATGGACAGCACCAAGACTGGAGCA AGCAAAGGAGGCATCCTGTCCAAAGCTTGTGACTACATCCGTGAGCTGAGGCAAAGCAACCAGCGACTGCAGGAGAGTCTGAAGGAAGTAGAGAGGATACAAGTGGACAACGAGTTGTGCAGGCAgcag ATTGAGGAGCTGAAGAATGAGAATGCTTTGCTCCGAGCGCAACTCCAGCAGCACGGCATTGAGATGGTTGGGGAGACACCACCGCagtga
- the LOC133982860 gene encoding upstream stimulatory factor 2 isoform X1, translating into MDMLEQSLDSASQEKQEEEVVQTSEDGTGEEQTAVTIASVQQAAAFGDHNIQYQFRTEGGQVTYRVVQVTDQHLEGRDDGGGAVSVVSTAAFTGAPQAVAQAVIQNPFNNGGSPAGEAVGGETRFAYFPATAVSDGTVSLQAAADPTLTQAGGQFYVMMTPPDVIQTGTQRTIAPRTQSYPTDENEVLQHEGLNWKMDGPRTPRDERRRAQHNEVERRRRDKINNWIVTLSKIIPDCNMDSTKTGASKGGILSKACDYIRELRQSNQRLQESLKEVERIQVDNELCRQQIEELKNENALLRAQLQQHGIEMVGETPPQ; encoded by the exons ATGGATATGCTTGAACAGAGTCTGGACAGCGCAAG CCAAGAAAAGCAAGAAGAAGAGGTTGTCCAGACATCTGAAG ACGGAACAGGAGAAGAGCAGACAGCAGTTACAATCGCCAGTGTTCAGCAGGCTGCAGCATTTGGTGACCACAACATACAATACCAGTTCCGCACTGAGGGTGGGCAG GTGACATACCGTGTTGTTCAGGTGACTGATCAGCACCTTGAGGGAAgagatgatggaggaggagcagtgagcGTCGTCTCTACAGCTGCCTTCACTGGGGCTCCTCAAGCTGTGGCTCAG GCTGTGATCCAAAACCCTTTCAATAATGGAGGAAGCCCAGCAGGAGAGGCGGTGGGAGGGGAGACGCGCTTCGCTTACTTCCCCGCAACCGCAGTAAGCGACGggactgtgtctctgcaggccGCTGCAGACCCCACACTCACACAGGCAGGGG GTCAGTTTTATGTGATGATGACCCCTCCTGATGTCATTCAGACAGGCACGCAACGAACCATCGCCCCACGCACACAGTCATATCCTAC AGATGAAAACGAGGTGCTGCAACATGAAGGTTTAAACTG gaaAATGGATGGACCTCGAACACCAAGGGATGAAAGGAGAAGAGCGCAACATAATGAAG TTGAGAGGCGGCGAAGAGACAAAATCAACAACTGGATCGTGACTCTCTCCAAGATCATCCCAGACTGCAATATGGACAGCACCAAGACTGGAGCA AGCAAAGGAGGCATCCTGTCCAAAGCTTGTGACTACATCCGTGAGCTGAGGCAAAGCAACCAGCGACTGCAGGAGAGTCTGAAGGAAGTAGAGAGGATACAAGTGGACAACGAGTTGTGCAGGCAgcag ATTGAGGAGCTGAAGAATGAGAATGCTTTGCTCCGAGCGCAACTCCAGCAGCACGGCATTGAGATGGTTGGGGAGACACCACCGCagtga
- the hamp gene encoding hepcidin-1, which produces MKAFSIAVAVTLVLAFICILESSAVPFKGVQELEEAGSNDTPVAAHQEMSMESWMMPNHIRQKRQSHLSLCRWCCNCCKGNKGCGFCCKF; this is translated from the exons ATGAAGGCATTCAGCATTGCAGTTGCAGTGACACTCGTGCTCGCCTTTATTTGCATTCTGGAGAGCTCTGCAGTCCCATTCAAAGGG GTGCAAGAGCTGGAGGAGGCAGGGAGCAATGACACTCCAGTTGCGGCACATCAAGAGATGTCAATGGAATCATGGATG ATGCCAAATCACATCAGGCAGAAGCGTCAGAGCCACCTCTCCTTGTGCCGCTGGTGCTGCAACTGCTGCAAGGGCAACAAGGGCTGCGGTTTCTGCTGCAAGTTCTGA